A region from the Ptychodera flava strain L36383 chromosome 12, AS_Pfla_20210202, whole genome shotgun sequence genome encodes:
- the LOC139145983 gene encoding MICAL-like protein 1 codes for MRREHELHQLSRQQTLEEKQARVESEIRLLQTVNNEEHKEITTDLLKKLEEIVQERNRIVDTMEQDRLRELQEDKSVKAMMIKKGWIDNP; via the exons ATGAGACGAGAGCATGAACTTCATCAACT CTCCAGGCAACAAACTTTGGAGGAAAAACAAGCCAGAGTAGAATCCGAGATTCGTCTCCTGCAAACCGTTAATAACGAAGAACACAAGGAGATAACAACTGATCTTTTAAAGAAACTCGAAGAAATTGTACAGGAGAGAAACAGAATCGTCGATACAATGGAACAAGATAGACTGAG aGAACTCCAGGAAGATAAATCTGTGAAAGCTATGATGATTAAGAAAG GTTGGATCGACAATCCGTAA